In Jaculus jaculus isolate mJacJac1 chromosome 11, mJacJac1.mat.Y.cur, whole genome shotgun sequence, the following proteins share a genomic window:
- the LOC101611830 gene encoding LOW QUALITY PROTEIN: protein DBF4 homolog A-like (The sequence of the model RefSeq protein was modified relative to this genomic sequence to represent the inferred CDS: inserted 2 bases in 1 codon; deleted 2 bases in 1 codon) codes for MSSEAMRIPSKDVSRQVEEFLSKDISYLFSNKNEAKFAQTLCRISPVPSPESAYTAEATSPHPSHDASSFKSPETVFLSRGRLLVEKAIKDHTLNTTLNKRKKELYVLKKSNTSVRDVGGGGVGVGTQKVRTGRIQKPFVKVEDMSQFYRPFSLQLTNMPSINYSTQKPCGPFDIDKPSSIQKQTQTKLRIHTDGDKCGGGPIHIQLKEKKKKGYCECCLQKYEDLDMHLLSEQHRNFAQSNQYQIVDDIISKLVFDFIEYERDTPKKKRIKYSIGKXSVPKKNKSKEVLDLNPISQKGIRENSEQVIRQNILYEETHKPEQTHVFLSEPTYPSMGLRGLDEKAISEGSMLNAAEHNIKHNFTQLPPRNNKQECSLDISEHKLDTNENGLEELRVDGCQSMLQTYVKVSYFNIDNNTTQPKFKLNPVQFSAKDVMEQDLHSICGHDYVVMTIKTSKEHLTTEANTTSCSAQEPSECDKNMDKLPSGKTHRKAQVLLGRNKTNVEPNVELDKKITEFLTVQEDSTCSSPIQSLLDLFQTSGEKSEFLGFTSYTENSAICDVLDIWQEESSNDLLSTFFSSPSTSTFVGF; via the exons ATGAGCTCGGAAGCCATGAGGATCCCCAGCAAAGACGTTTCCAGGCAGGTGGAAGAATTTCTCAGCAAAGATATCAGCtatcttttttcaaataaaaatgaagctaaATTTGCACAAACACTGTGTCGAATTTCTCCTGTTCCAAGTCCAGAATCTGCATATACTGCAGAAGCTACCTCACCTCATCCCAGCCATGATGCAAGTTCATTTAAGTCTCCAGAAACAGTATTTTTAAGCCGAGGAAGATTGTTAGTTGAAAAAGCTATCAAGGATCATACATTAAATACTAcactgaacaaaagaaaaaaagagttgtaTGTGTTGAAGAAGTCAAATACTTCTGTAagagatgtg gggggggggggagttggtgTTGGAACACAAAAAGTAAGAACAGGAAGAATCCAAAAGCCTTTTGTAAAGGTTGAAGATATGAGTCAATTTTATAGGCCATTTTCCCTTCAGCTGACCAATATGCCTTCTATAAACTATTCAACCCAGAAGCCCTGCGGTCCATTTGATATAGATAAGCCATCCAGCATCCAAAAGCAAACTCAGACCAAATTAAGAATTCATACAGATGGTGATAAGTGTGGTGGAGGTCCCATTCATATccagttaaaagaaaagaaaaagaaaggatattGTGAATGTTGCTTACAGAAATATGAAGATCTGGACATGCACCTTCTTAGTGAACAACACCGAAATTTTGCACAGAGTAACCAGTATCAAATTGTTGATGATATTATATCTAAGTTAGTTTTTGATTTCATAGAATATGAAAGAGACAcacctaaaaagaaaagaataaaatacagtATTGGAAA AAGTGTTCCGAAAAAGAACAAATCCAAAGAAGTGCTAGATTTGAATCCTATTTCCCAGAAAGGCATCAGGGAAAACAGTGAACAGGTGATCAGACAGAATATCCTGTATGAAGAAACCCACAAGCCTGAACAGACGCACGTGTTTCTTTCAGAACCTACCTACCCTTCAATGGGATTGAGAGGACTTGATGAGAAGGCGATTAGTGAAGGCTCAATGTTAAATGCAGCTGAACACAACATAAAGCACAATTTTACACAGCTACCTCCACGTAACAATAAACAGGAATGTAGTCTTGATATTTCTGAACATAAATTAGATACAAATGAAAATGGATTAGAAGAACTAAGGGTAGATGGCTGTCAGAGTATGCTGCAGACATATGTAAAAGTTTCTTACTTCAATATAGATAATAATACAACACAACCAAAATTCAAGTTGAATCCTGTACAGTTCTCAGCAAAAGATGTGATGGAACAGGACCTTCATTCAATATGTGGTCATGATTATGTTGTGATGACAATAAAAACCTCAAAGGAACACCTAACCACAGAGGCAAACACTACATCTTGTAGTGCTCAGGAACCCAGTGAATGTGACAAGAACATGGACAAATTGCCTTCTGGTAAAACCCATAGGAAAGCGCAAGTGTTATTAGGACgaaataaaacaaatgtagaACCAAATGTTGAATTAGATAAGAAGATAACTGAATTTCTTACTGTGCAAGAAGACAGCACTTGTAGTTCACCAATACAGTCTCTACTGGACTTATTTCAGACTAGTGGAGAGAAATCTGAATTTTTGGGTTTCACAAGCTATACTGAAAACAGTGCTATATGTGATGTTTTAGATATCTGGCAGGAAGAAAGTTCAAATGATCTTTTGTCCACATTTTTCTCTTCCCCCTCAACTTCTACATTTGTTGGATTTTAA